The region CTGCTCAAGCGCTTCGACCACGCCAACATCTTCCTGCTCATCGCGGGGAGCTACACGCCCATCTCGCTGCTGACGCTCCCCTCGCCGACCGACTGGATCCTGCTCACCGTCATCTGGGGCGGCGCACTGCTCGGCATCGCCTTCCGCGTCTTCTGGATCGGGGCGCCGCGGTGGCTCTACGTGCCGATCTACCTCGCGCTCGGCTGGGCGGCCGTCGCGTTCCTGCCGCAGATCTGGGCGGCGAACGCGCTCACCGCGATGCTCGTGATCGCCGGCGGCCTCGCCTACACGGTCGGCGCGATCATCTACGGGATGAAGCGGCCGAATCCCGTGCCGGGGCACTTCGGCTTCCACGAGATCTTCCACGCGTGCACGTTCATCGCGTTCGTGTGCCACTTCACGGCGATCCTCATCGTCGCCGTCGCGCCGCCCGCCTGACGCGCCGCTAGCGTGGTGCGGGTGCGCCTCCCCCGACTCGCGACCGCCGCCCTCGTGGCAGCGGCCGCGCTCACCGTGGGCGGCTGCGTGCTCCCCGCCCCGCCCGAGCGCCCCGTCGATCGCGCGGACCCCCGGGCGCCGACGACGCCGAGCGGCGCCGCAGCGCCCGAGGTCGTCCCCGTCGAGCCCGACGCGCCCATCACGACCGCCGACGAGAC is a window of Agrococcus sp. Marseille-Q4369 DNA encoding:
- a CDS encoding hemolysin III family protein, whose product is MTSDPEADGLRREPDPAAADDVPHLPLIEAAGDAIAEAEAEAKPSWRGWIHAATAPLALVAGIVLVLVADGASARLSTAVYALSSVLMFGVSAVYHRFTWQERTRVLLKRFDHANIFLLIAGSYTPISLLTLPSPTDWILLTVIWGGALLGIAFRVFWIGAPRWLYVPIYLALGWAAVAFLPQIWAANALTAMLVIAGGLAYTVGAIIYGMKRPNPVPGHFGFHEIFHACTFIAFVCHFTAILIVAVAPPA